The window GCCTCGACCGTAGCGCTCGAGGACGTACTCGACGATCGCGCCCGACTCGAACATCGTGAGCTCGCCGTCCTCGAGCACGGGGACCTTGCCCACGGGCGTCCGCTGCGCGAAGGGCCGCGTGGGTGGGGTGAAATCGACGGGCGCGACCTCGTAGGGGACACCCAGCTCCTCGAGGAGCCAGAGGATGCGCAGCGATCGGGTCGCGGGAGCGTGGTAGAGCCTGATCACGGCCCACGCTCTACCTCACCGGTGACGGCGCGGGTAGTCTTGCCCCCTCCCGCGCCCTATGCGCGCCCCGTAGCGTCGCACCAGAACGGCGGTGCGCTGGGGCCGAGGGCTGCGGTAAGCGCGTCGGTGGAAGCTGAATATCCATCGAGACGGTGCCGAGGCTCTTGTTAGCGAGGGTAAATGCCCCCAAAAGCCGCTCGGTCAGCCCCGGCACCACTTTGGTTGCGCCGTGAGGCCGCGCAATCCCGCATCGCAGACGCGCGCCGCCGGGGCATTCACCGCTTCCGCATCCGCGTGGCGGGCGTCGCGCCCCACGACCTCACCTGGGAGATCGGGTTCCGGCAGGGGCGGCCGCCGCTGCTGCGCACGCACGGGGATCGCTACCGTGGACGCTTGACGAGAATCCCCTCGCCGGTCAGCGGCGAGACAATACCGCGCGCTTGAGCCTTCCGAACTCGGCGGCCAGCGCCCGGAGCTGGTAGTGCGCGTTGAGGCCGCTCGGGTTCGGGAGGACCCAGACCCGGGCGCCGCAGATCTTCTCCGGCTGCGGCCCGACCGTCGCGCGCGGCCGCCCGAACGCGGCACGGAAGGCACCCACGCCGAGGAACGCCACCACCTCGGGACGGAAGCGGCGGACCATGCGCCGTACGCGTCGCGCGCCGGTCCTGAGCTCTCGCTCCGACAGCTCGGCCGCTCCCGCCGTCGCCCGCGACACCAGATTGGTGATGCCGAGCCCGGACCGCAGCAGCTCGCGTTCCTCGAACGGCGAGAGCTGCCGGCGCGTGAAGCCCGCGCGGTGGAGCGCCTTCCAGAACCGGTTGCCCGGACGAGCGAAGTGATGGCCGACGGCGCCCGAGTAGAGGCCCGGGTTGATGCCGCAGAAGAGCACCTTCAACCGCGACCGGACGACGTCGGGGACCGTCGTGCCGTGGGCGTCGGCGAGTTGCTGCGCCGTCGGCCGCCAGGGCGCGGGGCCGGTCACGGCGCCGGCCTTCTGCTAGGATCGCGGGCCCGATGAAGCTCCGCACCGTCCTCTCCCTCCTCCGCAGCGGCGAGCTTGGGCTGCTGCTCTCGGCGACGGGCGCAATGCGACGCCATCATCGCCTCGTCTTCCTCGCCGCCGGCACGTCGAGCGGGCTCTTCGCACGGCTCGCCAAGGGCCCCGTCCCGCTCGATCGCCTCGCCGACGGGCTCCTCGCCGATCCCTCGATGCGCGACGGGCTGGAGGCCTGGCTCCGGGTCGGCGTCGGGCTCGGCGAGCTCCGCGCCGGGCCGAGCGGCTACGGGCTGCGCGGGGCGCTCGCGAGGAAGCTCGCCGACCCGCGCCACGACGCGGCCGCCGCGCTCGTCGAAGAGACGGCGAGGCTGCACAGCGTCTGGATCCTCGAATCGCCGGCGCGCCTGCGCGCGGGGCGCCGCTTCATGCTCGGGGATCAGGACGGCCGGCTCGTGGCCCGCTCTTCGCGCCTCGTCGAGCCGTTCGTGTGCGAGGTGATCGAAGACGTCGTGCCGCGCGCGGGCCCGGTTCGACTCCTCGAGATCGGCTGCGGGTCTGCGGTCTACATCCGCCACGCCGCAGGGCGTAACCCCGAGCTGACGGCCCTCGGGCTGGAGCTCCAGCCCGAGGTGGCCGCCCTGGCGGCCGAGAACGTCTCCGCCTGGGGCC is drawn from Deltaproteobacteria bacterium and contains these coding sequences:
- a CDS encoding methyltransferase domain-containing protein produces the protein MKLRTVLSLLRSGELGLLLSATGAMRRHHRLVFLAAGTSSGLFARLAKGPVPLDRLADGLLADPSMRDGLEAWLRVGVGLGELRAGPSGYGLRGALARKLADPRHDAAAALVEETARLHSVWILESPARLRAGRRFMLGDQDGRLVARSSRLVEPFVCEVIEDVVPRAGPVRLLEIGCGSAVYIRHAAGRNPELTALGLELQPEVAALAAENVSAWGLARRVAIEAGDVMARAAEAAFDLATLHNNIYYFPVEDRMRVLRHVRAFLGPGGRLLLTTLCQGKGVGVDILDLWASMTEGCGRLPGRAE
- a CDS encoding G/U mismatch-specific DNA glycosylase; the protein is MTGPAPWRPTAQQLADAHGTTVPDVVRSRLKVLFCGINPGLYSGAVGHHFARPGNRFWKALHRAGFTRRQLSPFEERELLRSGLGITNLVSRATAGAAELSERELRTGARRVRRMVRRFRPEVVAFLGVGAFRAAFGRPRATVGPQPEKICGARVWVLPNPSGLNAHYQLRALAAEFGRLKRAVLSRR